The following are encoded in a window of Acidimicrobiales bacterium genomic DNA:
- a CDS encoding 5'/3'-nucleotidase SurE: protein MTRALITNDDGIDSAGLHALARLALDLGLDVVVAAPSRESSGASASLGAVEDHGHIVTESRTIEGLEPARVLAVQAAPALIVRAAVHGAFGPEPDLVLSGINQGANTGHAVLHSGTVGAAFTARAFGRPALAVSLDTGGDLWHWETATGMAEPLVRWLMRHDTPVVLNLNVPNVGADAVRGLRRAPLATFGAVQTKVSERGHGYVRLEYREVDVTAEPDSDAAMLAHRWASVTPLLAISEAGDVDLGDLTLR, encoded by the coding sequence ATGACCCGGGCACTCATCACCAACGACGACGGCATCGACAGCGCCGGGCTCCATGCGCTGGCCCGCCTGGCGCTCGACCTCGGACTGGACGTGGTGGTGGCGGCGCCGAGCCGGGAGAGCAGCGGGGCCAGCGCGTCGCTCGGCGCGGTGGAGGACCACGGCCACATCGTGACCGAGTCCCGAACGATCGAGGGGCTCGAACCGGCCCGGGTGCTGGCGGTGCAGGCCGCGCCGGCGCTCATCGTCCGCGCCGCGGTGCACGGTGCCTTCGGTCCCGAACCCGACCTGGTCCTGTCTGGGATCAACCAGGGCGCCAACACCGGACACGCCGTGCTGCACTCGGGAACGGTGGGTGCTGCCTTCACCGCCCGTGCCTTCGGTCGTCCGGCGCTGGCGGTGTCGCTCGACACCGGTGGCGACCTGTGGCACTGGGAGACCGCCACCGGGATGGCCGAGCCACTGGTGCGATGGTTGATGCGACACGACACGCCGGTGGTGCTCAACCTCAACGTGCCCAACGTGGGCGCCGACGCCGTGCGTGGACTGCGCCGGGCGCCGCTGGCCACCTTCGGCGCGGTGCAGACCAAGGTCAGCGAGCGTGGCCACGGGTACGTGCGCCTCGAGTACCGCGAGGTCGACGTCACCGCCGAGCCCGACAGCGACGCGGCCATGCTGGCCCACCGGTGGGCCAGCGTCACCCCCTTGTTGGCGATCTCCGAGGCCGGCGACGTGGACCTCGGCGACCTCACTCTGCGGTGA